The DNA sequence TATGGTCAAACATATAAATATTCCAATATTTAAACACTTCTATCATGTTTAGAAGCCTAAGAGATGCCAATTCAAATGGCCTCATACAATTCTTATCTCCTAGTGAATCAAAAACCTTACCTTTAAATTTAATTAATTTAAATAATGAAATTTCATCATCCTCATTAAAAATTCTGCTTGACCTTTTATCTCCTATATAACCTCTAAGAACTTCTGCAAGTGTTCCAGGAGAGTTTACTCCTAAACACATCAAAATAAGATTATTCAGATTTCCTATTGGGAGTTTAAGACCATAACAAAGCCTTAATTGCTTATGAATCTTGCAATTCTGAAATACTGATAATTTATTAGATGGAAGACCTGTATAAGAGCAAAATTTTCGTTTAGATTCTTCTGTTCCAATTGCTAAAACCAGCAAATCAATTTTTAGCTCTAACAATTCATCCCATTTCTGCATCAAGGATTGAACATATTCAAAACTATCGAAATCTCCCAATAAACCAAGGCATATAATTAATTTTTTGTTT is a window from the Prochlorococcus marinus str. MIT 9211 genome containing:
- a CDS encoding AhpC/TSA family protein, encoding MCNSTIKKILLENKQFDHIAKSQNKKLIICLGLLGDFDSFEYVQSLMQKWDELLELKIDLLVLAIGTEESKRKFCSYTGLPSNKLSVFQNCKIHKQLRLCYGLKLPIGNLNNLILMCLGVNSPGTLAEVLRGYIGDKRSSRIFNEDDEISLFKLIKFKGKVFDSLGDKNCMRPFELASLRLLNMIEVFKYWNIYMFDHNFLTNRSATFLLDHNLDLIYQYKSNSLLTYSETMSNPLSFLKNKN